One window from the genome of Nicotiana tomentosiformis chromosome 5, ASM39032v3, whole genome shotgun sequence encodes:
- the LOC108949139 gene encoding uncharacterized protein At5g03900, chloroplastic-like gives MTSIYSTSFFTVKQLKIQSLNSESFKFITKTYGSLRYNKKTHGSSRKKRIVSYSRSLVESDQLRWDVWKRAMDAIESLGGRVRVGDVAGKAGLQLSEAHIALQALATDSNGFLKVSDEGDVLYVFPENCRSNLAAKSLNIVGC, from the exons ATGACATCCATTTATTCCACAAGCTTCTTCACTGTGAAACaattaaagattcaatctttgaATTCTGAATCATTCAAATTTATCACTAAAACTTATGGGTCTTTAAGATATAATAAAAAAACTCATGGGTCTTCGAGGAAAAAACGGATAGTTAGTTACAGTAGAAGTTTAGTGGAGAGTGATCAACTGCGGTGGGATGTATGGAAGCGAGCTATGGATGCAATTGAATCATTGGGAGGGAGGGTGAGAGTAGGGGATGTTGCCGGTAAGGCTGGTCTTCAGTTGAGTGAAGCACATATAGCTTTGCAAGCTTTGGCTACTGATTCTAATGGCTTCTTGAAG GTGTCTGATGAAGGTGATGTCCTATATGTGTTTCCCGAGAATTGTCGATCAAATCTTGCTGCTAAATCCCTCAATATTGTCGGTTGCTGA